One genomic segment of Catalinimonas alkaloidigena includes these proteins:
- a CDS encoding helix-turn-helix domain-containing protein, with amino-acid sequence MESKPILSERIRQRRLQKGYSQEFLADSAKVSIRTLQRIEGGQTEPRGHTLIALADALDVAIEDLMDFTKKSDRSVLHLINLSALSYFVLPLGNIILPLIIWILYKDKVEGANQFGKRQVFIQIGWTMLIFFSIILWIFSPYLNNEWGVNINSTFANTLPLTGTFLFYVLDAIYIIIVSILIAKNKKVSFLGLER; translated from the coding sequence ATGGAAAGTAAACCTATTTTATCCGAAAGAATACGCCAGAGAAGATTACAGAAAGGCTACTCTCAGGAATTTCTGGCTGATAGCGCTAAAGTCAGCATCCGCACCCTGCAAAGAATTGAAGGCGGACAAACCGAGCCTCGCGGACATACGCTGATCGCTCTGGCGGATGCCCTGGACGTAGCTATTGAAGACCTGATGGACTTTACCAAAAAAAGTGACCGCTCTGTCCTGCATCTGATCAATCTTTCTGCGCTCTCTTATTTTGTTTTGCCCCTGGGCAATATTATTCTTCCCCTCATCATCTGGATTTTATATAAGGATAAGGTGGAGGGAGCGAATCAGTTTGGGAAGAGGCAAGTTTTCATTCAAATTGGTTGGACTATGTTGATATTCTTTTCTATCATACTTTGGATTTTCTCTCCATATCTAAATAATGAATGGGGAGTTAATATCAATTCCACCTTCGCGAATACTTTGCCTCTTACTGGTACTTTTTTGTTTTATGTTCTGGATGCCATCTACATCATCATCGTATCTATACTGATAGCTAAAAACAAGAAGGTGTCCTTTTTAGGATTGGAACGATAA
- a CDS encoding ABC transporter permease, giving the protein MLKNYLKTSIRNLRKRPFYTTINVLGLAIGMACTLLITVYILDELSYDRFHEKVNRIYRLASHLEIGESGFTGAAVSAATADVFKEEIPEVEMVVRLNQRDNMTFKKDEITIEEDKVLTADSNFFQVFSFPLVKGDPASALSEPNAVVMTAAAARKYFKDEDPIGQSIQIDDKLFQVTGIMEPVPAASHVHFDIIYSFLSDPKNKAKHWGNLNTATYFLLQENADIENVNAQLTPLLKKYFEEYDLFQELGYTVEMFTQPLTDIHLSSHMQGEFEANGNIKYLYIFGAIALFILLIACINFMNLSTARSADRAKEVGVRKTMGSARSTLIRQFLAESLLLSLLSMLLALGLAELLRIPFSNIAGKDIPLPLHSSWFIPTVLLLGVLVGILAGSYPAFYLTKFRPVEVLRGRLAGGSKNTWLRNSLVVFQFVVSIVLIVCTIMVYEQLQFIRNKDLGFDKENIIVLDNAKALGNNKEAFYHALSTQTEVQGVSFTDVSPLGGYDATVFIPALENDTTYRDEDALVLNYIQVSHDYVPTMGIKLKEGRNFSRELASDSANYAVILNEQAVKILGLGVGSKVMTNSEFESEVVGVAEDFHYKSLHSAVEPLVLVLADEPNYAEIKVKSTDLQQALSRIEEQWNLHANGTPMDYSFLDEDFDALFRADQRVGMIFGGFTTLAILIACMGLLALAAFMAEQRTKEIGIRKVIGASVKSIVLLLSKDFTKLVIIAFVVAVPLAYFAVQQWLNDFAYKIDIKMASFIIAGVLALLIAILTISYQSFKAALANPVDSLRNE; this is encoded by the coding sequence ATGTTAAAAAATTACCTCAAAACCTCAATCCGTAACCTGCGCAAGCGGCCTTTTTATACTACGATCAATGTGCTGGGGCTGGCGATAGGGATGGCCTGTACGTTGCTTATTACTGTATACATACTGGATGAGTTAAGTTATGACCGCTTTCATGAAAAGGTAAATCGCATCTACCGCCTTGCCTCACACCTGGAGATAGGAGAAAGCGGGTTTACCGGAGCGGCAGTGAGTGCGGCCACAGCAGACGTTTTTAAAGAGGAAATCCCTGAAGTGGAAATGGTAGTCAGGCTGAACCAGCGGGACAATATGACCTTTAAAAAAGATGAAATCACCATTGAAGAAGATAAGGTGCTGACCGCTGACTCCAACTTTTTCCAGGTGTTCAGCTTCCCTTTGGTAAAAGGTGATCCTGCCAGTGCGCTGAGTGAACCTAATGCAGTGGTAATGACAGCCGCAGCTGCCCGTAAATATTTCAAAGATGAAGACCCCATAGGGCAAAGTATACAAATTGATGATAAGCTTTTTCAGGTGACAGGCATTATGGAACCGGTACCCGCTGCCTCACATGTGCATTTTGATATTATCTACTCTTTTTTGTCAGACCCTAAGAATAAGGCAAAACACTGGGGGAACCTGAATACAGCTACCTATTTTTTACTACAGGAGAATGCTGACATAGAAAATGTAAATGCGCAGCTTACCCCCTTGCTAAAGAAGTACTTTGAGGAATATGATCTCTTTCAGGAGTTAGGCTATACCGTTGAAATGTTTACGCAGCCGTTGACCGATATTCACCTGTCTTCCCATATGCAGGGAGAGTTTGAAGCGAATGGAAATATCAAGTATCTATACATTTTCGGAGCCATTGCACTTTTTATCCTGCTGATTGCCTGCATCAATTTTATGAACCTGTCTACTGCCCGCTCCGCCGATCGTGCCAAAGAAGTAGGGGTACGTAAAACAATGGGTTCTGCCAGAAGCACATTGATCCGCCAATTTCTCGCTGAATCGCTGCTATTGAGCTTACTCTCTATGCTGCTGGCTTTGGGCTTAGCCGAATTACTAAGAATCCCTTTTAGTAACATTGCCGGAAAGGACATACCATTGCCGCTGCATTCATCCTGGTTTATTCCAACAGTACTCTTGTTAGGAGTATTGGTAGGCATACTGGCGGGGAGTTATCCTGCTTTTTACCTTACCAAATTCAGGCCGGTGGAAGTATTGAGAGGCAGATTGGCCGGTGGTAGCAAAAATACCTGGCTGCGCAATTCTCTGGTGGTATTTCAGTTTGTAGTTTCTATTGTGTTGATCGTATGTACCATCATGGTTTACGAACAACTTCAGTTTATCAGGAATAAGGACTTAGGTTTTGACAAAGAGAACATTATCGTACTCGATAATGCTAAAGCATTGGGAAACAACAAAGAGGCCTTTTATCATGCTTTGTCAACCCAAACTGAAGTGCAGGGAGTGAGCTTTACGGATGTGTCTCCACTGGGCGGATACGATGCTACCGTTTTTATTCCCGCACTTGAGAATGATACTACTTATCGCGATGAAGATGCCTTGGTGCTCAATTATATACAGGTGAGTCATGACTATGTGCCTACTATGGGTATCAAGCTTAAGGAAGGACGTAATTTCTCTCGAGAGCTTGCTTCCGATTCTGCTAACTATGCCGTCATCCTGAATGAACAGGCAGTAAAAATTTTAGGCCTGGGCGTAGGCAGCAAAGTCATGACCAATAGTGAGTTTGAATCTGAGGTAGTGGGCGTAGCAGAGGATTTCCATTACAAATCTTTACACTCGGCAGTAGAGCCCTTGGTGCTGGTGTTGGCAGACGAGCCCAACTACGCAGAGATCAAAGTAAAATCCACCGACTTACAGCAGGCACTCAGTAGAATAGAAGAACAGTGGAACCTGCATGCTAATGGTACGCCTATGGACTACAGTTTCCTGGATGAAGACTTTGATGCGCTCTTCCGTGCCGACCAGCGGGTAGGCATGATCTTCGGAGGCTTTACTACGCTGGCTATTCTTATCGCTTGCATGGGGCTGTTGGCACTGGCGGCTTTCATGGCCGAGCAGCGTACCAAAGAGATTGGCATCCGCAAGGTGATAGGTGCTTCGGTAAAAAGTATTGTGCTGCTGCTGTCTAAAGATTTTACCAAGCTGGTGATCATTGCCTTTGTAGTGGCAGTCCCTCTGGCGTACTTTGCCGTACAGCAGTGGCTCAACGACTTTGCTTATAAAATTGATATCAAAATGGCTTCATTCATTATCGCAGGCGTTTTGGCCTTACTTATTGCGATTCTTACGATCAGCTATCAGTCTTTCAAGGCAGCTCTCGCCAACCCGGTAGATTCACTAAGGAATGAGTGA
- a CDS encoding ABC transporter permease, which yields MIRNYISIAFRHLCKRKFYAIINVLGLAIGMSCTLLIAVYILQELSYDRFHEKADRIYRLATHLEVGESGFIGAGVSPAVAQPFKEETPAVEMVVRMNRGGSSILMKDEITIKEDKILAADPDFFRLFSFPLLKGNPEKVLQEPNSVVMTQETARKYFQQEDPLGQTIFMDGELFQITGIMEPMPQASHFHFDIIYSYITDPISKEENWGKLDAATYFLLREGAAIEEVEANLDPLLKKYLREYAMFQEMGYTIEMFTQALTDIHLHSHILGEYEANSNIKYLYIFGAIAFFILLIACINFMNLATARSADRAKEVGVRKTMGSRRTTLVQQFLAESLLLSLVAMLLALGLAELLRIPFGEIADKDIQLPLSSPWFLPSVLLLGIIVGVLAGSYPAFYLTRFRPVEVLRGRLGAGSKNAYLRNSLVVFQFVVSIVLIVCTLLVYEQLQFVRNKDLGFDKENVIILENALALGTNTDSFKNALLQMSEVQSMSFTNVSPLGGYEATGFIPASPSDSSSGSAYRDEDALVLSDIMVSYDYLPTMGIQLKEGRNFSREIASDSAYHAVILNEQAVKTLGMKEPVGNTVLIGGMYVAEVVGVVEDFHFKSLHSAVEPLVIVLSDKRNFVEVKVASDNLPHALALLEEQWNLHADGTPFDYSFLDEDFDALFRADQRVGMIFGGFTILAIFIACLGLLALASFMAEQRSKEIGIRKVMGASVKSIMLLLSKDFTKLVIIAFVVAIPLSYFAVRQWLNDFAYKIDIGLTSFIIAGVLALLIAVLTVSYQSVKAALANPVNSLRDE from the coding sequence ATGATCAGAAACTATATATCCATCGCATTCCGTCATCTTTGTAAACGGAAGTTCTATGCTATCATCAATGTTCTGGGGTTGGCTATCGGCATGTCTTGTACCTTACTGATTGCGGTATACATACTGCAGGAACTCAGCTATGATCGTTTCCACGAGAAGGCTGATCGTATCTATCGCCTGGCTACGCATTTAGAAGTAGGAGAAAGCGGGTTTATAGGAGCTGGAGTAAGTCCGGCGGTCGCACAACCTTTTAAAGAAGAAACTCCCGCAGTGGAAATGGTAGTACGAATGAACCGTGGAGGGAGTAGTATTCTCATGAAGGACGAGATTACGATCAAAGAAGATAAGATACTGGCTGCTGACCCGGATTTCTTCAGACTTTTTAGCTTTCCTCTGCTCAAAGGTAATCCTGAGAAAGTCTTGCAGGAACCAAATTCAGTAGTGATGACTCAGGAAACTGCCCGCAAATATTTTCAGCAAGAAGATCCGCTAGGGCAGACAATATTCATGGATGGAGAGCTTTTTCAGATCACAGGTATCATGGAGCCCATGCCTCAGGCATCGCACTTTCACTTCGATATCATATACTCATATATTACTGATCCCATAAGCAAGGAAGAAAATTGGGGTAAACTTGATGCAGCTACTTACTTTCTCTTGCGTGAAGGGGCTGCTATTGAGGAAGTTGAAGCCAATTTAGACCCTTTGTTAAAGAAGTATCTCAGGGAGTACGCAATGTTTCAGGAGATGGGGTATACCATAGAGATGTTTACCCAGGCTCTGACTGATATTCACCTGCATTCCCACATATTGGGAGAGTATGAGGCGAATAGCAATATCAAATACCTCTATATTTTTGGTGCTATAGCATTCTTTATCCTACTGATTGCCTGTATCAACTTTATGAACCTGGCAACTGCCCGTTCGGCTGATCGTGCCAAAGAGGTAGGCGTACGCAAAACAATGGGATCCAGACGTACTACATTGGTACAGCAATTTCTGGCGGAATCGCTGCTACTGAGCTTAGTCGCTATGCTGCTGGCTTTGGGCCTGGCCGAACTGCTCAGAATACCTTTTGGTGAGATTGCGGACAAAGATATCCAACTCCCTCTTTCTTCTCCCTGGTTTCTTCCTTCCGTTTTGTTATTAGGCATCATTGTAGGCGTATTGGCAGGGAGTTATCCTGCTTTTTATCTGACCAGGTTCAGACCGGTTGAAGTGCTCAGAGGGCGCTTAGGAGCAGGAAGTAAAAATGCTTACTTACGAAACTCACTGGTAGTATTTCAGTTTGTCGTTTCTATCGTACTTATTGTCTGTACCCTGTTGGTATATGAACAATTACAGTTTGTCAGAAACAAAGACCTGGGTTTTGACAAAGAAAATGTGATCATACTTGAAAATGCACTGGCTTTAGGAACGAATACTGACAGCTTCAAAAATGCCCTGCTGCAGATGAGCGAAGTGCAAAGCATGAGTTTTACCAATGTATCGCCTTTGGGTGGCTATGAAGCTACTGGCTTTATTCCGGCTAGCCCGAGCGATAGCAGTAGTGGTAGTGCATATCGTGATGAGGATGCCCTGGTACTGAGCGATATCATGGTGAGTTATGATTACCTGCCTACCATGGGCATTCAACTGAAAGAGGGGCGTAACTTTTCTCGTGAAATAGCATCGGATTCTGCCTATCACGCAGTGATCCTTAACGAACAGGCAGTAAAAACACTCGGGATGAAAGAGCCCGTAGGTAACACTGTTTTGATAGGTGGTATGTATGTGGCAGAAGTTGTAGGGGTGGTAGAAGACTTCCATTTCAAATCCCTGCATTCGGCAGTAGAGCCGCTGGTTATTGTACTTTCCGACAAACGTAATTTTGTGGAGGTAAAGGTTGCTTCTGATAATTTACCTCATGCATTAGCCTTGCTGGAAGAGCAATGGAACTTACATGCTGACGGTACGCCCTTTGACTACAGCTTTCTGGATGAAGACTTTGATGCGCTCTTCCGTGCTGATCAGCGGGTAGGGATGATCTTCGGTGGCTTTACTATTCTGGCGATTTTCATTGCCTGTCTGGGATTGTTAGCGCTGGCTTCTTTCATGGCAGAGCAGCGTAGTAAAGAGATAGGCATACGAAAAGTGATGGGGGCTTCGGTAAAAAGCATCATGCTGCTGTTATCCAAAGACTTCACTAAGCTGGTCATCATCGCTTTTGTAGTAGCGATACCACTGTCTTATTTTGCTGTGCGGCAGTGGCTCAACGACTTTGCCTATAAAATTGATATTGGTCTGACCTCGTTTATCATTGCGGGCGTACTGGCGCTGCTGATTGCTGTACTCACCGTAAGCTATCAGTCTGTCAAAGCTGCCCTGGCTAATCCGGTAAACTCGCTGAGGGACGAGTAA
- a CDS encoding putative adhesin produces the protein MMRSIGDSDNMYLFLGSGDESVYATSLVISAHGGIRKTRSPEFTVPYGALQFYSEHGDATYDEGIDTFIGGGNINKKQELITQGKKCYNYDLTKYQGKHNKANETYESIQTYQETAKNIVKAKEAILSSGKNVPGAYANYTNFDVLTIRNRRFQAGVNLENALQAVGLVHKYTIIHCYFCRSFYFY, from the coding sequence ATGATGCGGTCTATTGGTGATAGCGACAATATGTATCTTTTTCTTGGTTCCGGAGATGAGAGTGTCTATGCTACAAGTTTAGTCATCTCAGCACATGGTGGAATCAGAAAAACACGCTCTCCAGAATTTACGGTCCCGTATGGAGCATTACAGTTTTATTCAGAACATGGAGATGCAACATATGATGAAGGTATTGATACTTTCATAGGGGGTGGAAATATCAATAAGAAGCAAGAACTAATCACCCAAGGTAAAAAATGCTACAATTATGATCTCACCAAATATCAGGGAAAGCATAACAAGGCTAATGAGACGTACGAGTCAATTCAAACTTATCAGGAAACGGCTAAAAATATAGTAAAGGCCAAGGAGGCAATCCTAAGTAGTGGTAAAAATGTGCCCGGTGCTTATGCTAATTATACTAACTTTGATGTGTTAACCATCCGTAACAGGCGCTTCCAAGCCGGTGTGAATTTAGAAAATGCATTGCAGGCAGTTGGCTTAGTGCACAAATACACTATCATACATTGCTACTTTTGCCGCAGCTTTTACTTTTATTAA
- the ppgK gene encoding polyphosphate--glucose phosphotransferase produces the protein MEILGLDVGGSGIKGAIVDTVKGELISERYRLDTPQPSKPVRVAKTVSKIVEHFGWKGIVGCSFPAVIIKGRSMTAGNISKKWIGMQADELFSEHCEGLSFYLANDADLAGVAEMKLGAGKGLMGKVMMITIGTGLGTGMFYNGQLIPNMELGRILYKDGEPVEYYAADSARKKEDLSMKEWAGRFDYYLHHMVRICSPDYFILGGGISKKYDKFKDYLTVDIPIIVAEARNNAGIIGAAMHAETLHTLPG, from the coding sequence ATGGAGATTTTAGGTCTGGATGTAGGCGGCTCAGGAATCAAAGGAGCTATTGTAGACACTGTCAAAGGTGAACTAATATCTGAAAGGTATCGGCTGGATACCCCCCAACCCTCAAAGCCTGTGCGGGTGGCCAAAACGGTCAGCAAAATCGTGGAGCACTTTGGCTGGAAAGGTATCGTAGGATGCAGCTTTCCGGCAGTGATCATCAAGGGTAGATCCATGACAGCAGGCAACATCAGCAAAAAATGGATAGGCATGCAGGCTGATGAACTGTTCAGTGAGCATTGCGAAGGCCTCAGCTTTTACCTGGCCAACGATGCCGACCTGGCGGGTGTGGCCGAAATGAAACTGGGAGCGGGCAAGGGGCTGATGGGTAAAGTGATGATGATTACCATTGGTACGGGTCTCGGCACCGGTATGTTCTACAATGGCCAGCTTATCCCCAATATGGAACTGGGCAGGATATTGTATAAAGATGGTGAGCCGGTAGAGTACTATGCCGCGGACTCTGCCCGTAAAAAGGAAGACCTGTCTATGAAAGAGTGGGCCGGTCGCTTTGACTACTACCTGCACCACATGGTACGCATATGCTCACCCGATTACTTTATTCTGGGAGGCGGGATCAGTAAAAAGTACGATAAGTTTAAAGACTATCTGACCGTAGATATTCCCATAATAGTAGCGGAAGCCAGAAATAATGCCGGAATCATAGGTGCTGCCATGCATGCTGAAACCCTGCACACCCTGCCCGGCTAA
- a CDS encoding WD40/YVTN/BNR-like repeat-containing protein → MKSFFPYFLLSFLLWQCQQSQKQSEKPETKAASFSFQWQHLNTPTQASLRGLSAVSEKIAWVSGSEAACIMTTDGGQTWQSFSFEVPDSLQFRDIEAFDAQTAYLLSAGSPALIYKTTNGGQNWTLQYENTNPDIFLDGMAFWDQQHALVMGDPLEGYFTILRTEDGGENWSRILSEDLPKPKEGEAGFAASGTNIVVKGEAFACFASGGGASRVFYSVDGGQYWQFSKTPMKQGEPSQGIFSMAFADTLSGVAVGGDYLIPDDTSRIACYTVDGGRSWQLAEQMPGGYRSGVAYFPEDQLFIAVGTNGSDYSTDFGKSWTPLDSIAYHSIQAVAGTSTAWLSGSDGRVAKLSW, encoded by the coding sequence ATGAAAAGCTTTTTCCCTTACTTTCTCCTGAGTTTTTTGCTGTGGCAATGTCAACAATCTCAGAAGCAGTCCGAAAAACCTGAGACAAAAGCTGCTTCCTTTTCTTTTCAGTGGCAACACTTGAACACTCCTACCCAAGCCAGCCTGCGGGGGCTATCGGCTGTAAGTGAAAAAATAGCCTGGGTCAGTGGCAGTGAAGCTGCTTGTATCATGACTACCGATGGAGGACAAACATGGCAAAGCTTTTCCTTTGAAGTGCCCGACTCTCTGCAATTTAGGGACATAGAAGCTTTTGATGCGCAAACTGCCTACCTCCTCAGTGCAGGCTCTCCCGCCCTGATTTATAAAACGACCAATGGCGGTCAAAACTGGACACTACAGTATGAGAATACTAATCCAGACATTTTTCTGGATGGCATGGCTTTCTGGGATCAGCAGCATGCTCTGGTGATGGGTGATCCGCTGGAGGGTTATTTTACAATCTTGCGTACTGAAGATGGTGGTGAAAACTGGAGTCGTATCCTTTCAGAAGACCTGCCCAAGCCCAAAGAAGGAGAAGCGGGCTTCGCCGCCAGCGGTACCAATATTGTGGTTAAGGGAGAAGCTTTTGCCTGCTTTGCCAGCGGCGGAGGTGCTTCCCGGGTTTTTTACTCGGTAGATGGCGGACAATACTGGCAGTTTAGCAAAACACCCATGAAACAAGGTGAACCCTCACAAGGAATTTTTTCTATGGCCTTTGCCGATACCCTGAGCGGTGTAGCGGTAGGCGGTGACTATCTCATTCCTGATGATACCTCTCGTATCGCCTGCTATACGGTAGACGGGGGCAGGAGTTGGCAACTGGCGGAGCAGATGCCCGGTGGCTATCGTTCGGGCGTGGCTTACTTTCCTGAAGATCAGCTTTTCATTGCTGTAGGTACCAATGGTTCTGATTACTCCACTGATTTCGGCAAAAGCTGGACACCCTTAGATAGCATAGCTTACCATAGCATACAAGCTGTAGCGGGTACATCCACTGCCTGGCTGAGCGGAAGTGATGGAAGGGTGGCAAAGCTGAGTTGGTAG
- a CDS encoding ABC transporter permease, giving the protein MLKNKFYTFINVVGLALGISSSLLIGWYVMDELSYDDFHQDAERTFRVITNGGAYYQLATTPPPLAEAIKSSIPEVEQVARAFTWNHSTMRLPLEEDQSQEKVFRETAIFIVDPEFLEVLNFKLIAGEVETALRVPNALVLTRATAERYFGEGAVERGEVLGKEILFGGSRDARFVSGVVDPGATHFPFDMLVATTGYQEITNSDNWAWNVMHTYLKVRPSVADDPKKRKALKQKLDQIVEQHARPFMAAGELGPEQSTQLEYELQAVSDIHLHSDLMREHEANGSIETVYVLMIVAILIVLLACINFMNLTTAQATRRAKEVGVRKVLGAPRKYLVFQFLLESLMVSLIAMLLALATVEILRIPFNKLVGKDLIFDWLNHPLLLASLVGGIILIGLLSGSYPALYLSAFRPISVLKGKLNSTLGIGRLRNALIVFQFVVSIGLIISTALVVQQLHYIQTKDIGYERENVLVIKNDKEIQERWKEFKEALLQQSQVKQVSFASGVPLQSLRSMRDFREEGAASGQGMQWFLIDQDYISTLELEVIAGRAFRVDRISDHKSGLLLNEAAVKALGLEDPLGKRIIKNKGENDEEQLEVIGVVKDFNIESFDRVVKPVAMQYYSPTYLSDYAIVRLNTGDVSAALAQVEGIWSQFEPENPFVYSFLDQDFDRIFRAEQRLGNVLKVFTALAILVASMGLLGLVAFVTARRTKEIGIRKVLGASVVQINHLIASDFLKLVLIAFVVAAPLSYWMVERWLNNFAYRTEISIGIFVLAGLAALLIAWLTISFQSIKAALANPVDSLRDE; this is encoded by the coding sequence ATGCTTAAAAACAAGTTCTACACTTTTATCAATGTCGTAGGATTGGCACTGGGCATCAGTAGCAGTTTGCTGATTGGCTGGTATGTGATGGATGAACTGAGTTATGATGACTTTCATCAGGATGCAGAACGTACATTTAGAGTAATTACCAATGGTGGAGCATACTATCAGCTAGCCACTACGCCGCCGCCTTTGGCAGAAGCCATCAAGAGTAGCATACCCGAAGTGGAGCAGGTAGCCAGAGCCTTCACCTGGAACCATTCTACCATGCGCCTGCCACTGGAAGAAGACCAGAGCCAGGAGAAAGTGTTTCGGGAAACAGCAATCTTTATCGTTGATCCTGAGTTTCTGGAAGTGCTGAACTTCAAGCTGATTGCAGGTGAGGTGGAAACCGCGCTCAGGGTACCCAATGCGCTGGTTCTCACCCGGGCTACTGCCGAACGTTATTTTGGTGAAGGTGCGGTAGAGAGAGGTGAAGTGCTGGGCAAAGAAATTTTGTTCGGAGGGAGCCGTGACGCTCGATTCGTTAGTGGAGTAGTGGACCCCGGAGCTACTCATTTCCCTTTTGACATGCTGGTCGCTACTACCGGTTATCAGGAGATCACAAATTCTGACAACTGGGCATGGAATGTTATGCATACCTATCTGAAAGTACGACCTAGCGTAGCCGATGATCCCAAAAAGAGGAAAGCACTGAAGCAAAAGCTGGATCAGATTGTGGAGCAGCATGCCCGGCCCTTTATGGCAGCGGGTGAACTTGGACCTGAACAGAGTACACAGTTAGAATATGAGCTGCAGGCTGTTTCTGATATTCATCTCCATTCAGACCTGATGAGGGAGCATGAGGCCAATGGAAGTATAGAAACGGTATACGTTTTGATGATTGTCGCTATACTGATTGTCCTGTTGGCCTGCATCAACTTCATGAATCTGACTACCGCCCAGGCTACCCGCCGCGCTAAAGAGGTAGGTGTACGCAAGGTCCTGGGTGCTCCCCGCAAATATCTTGTGTTTCAGTTCTTGCTGGAATCCCTAATGGTGAGCCTGATCGCCATGTTATTGGCACTTGCTACCGTAGAGATTTTGCGTATACCTTTCAATAAGCTGGTAGGGAAAGACCTTATTTTCGATTGGTTGAACCATCCACTTTTATTAGCCTCGCTTGTAGGAGGTATCATCCTGATAGGGCTGCTTTCAGGAAGTTATCCTGCTTTGTATCTTTCTGCTTTTCGCCCTATTAGTGTCCTAAAGGGTAAGCTCAATTCTACCCTTGGGATAGGGCGTCTGCGTAACGCATTGATTGTCTTTCAGTTTGTCGTGTCTATCGGCCTGATTATCTCTACAGCTTTAGTGGTTCAGCAACTTCATTATATACAGACCAAAGACATTGGTTATGAACGGGAGAATGTGCTGGTGATCAAAAATGATAAAGAGATTCAAGAACGCTGGAAAGAATTTAAAGAAGCCCTCCTCCAGCAATCACAAGTCAAGCAGGTAAGCTTTGCTTCCGGAGTGCCTTTGCAGTCGCTTCGTAGCATGCGTGACTTCCGGGAGGAAGGAGCCGCGTCCGGTCAGGGTATGCAGTGGTTTCTGATAGATCAGGACTATATTTCTACCCTGGAACTGGAAGTTATAGCCGGCAGAGCTTTTCGGGTAGATAGAATTTCGGACCATAAAAGTGGCCTGTTACTCAACGAAGCAGCAGTAAAGGCATTAGGTTTGGAAGATCCTCTGGGTAAGCGAATTATTAAAAATAAGGGTGAAAATGACGAAGAGCAGTTGGAGGTAATAGGGGTAGTGAAAGATTTCAATATTGAGTCTTTTGATCGCGTAGTAAAGCCGGTGGCTATGCAGTACTATTCACCTACTTACCTTAGCGACTATGCGATAGTTCGGCTCAATACAGGTGATGTTTCTGCGGCGCTGGCTCAGGTAGAAGGGATTTGGTCTCAGTTTGAACCGGAGAACCCTTTTGTCTATTCATTCCTGGATCAGGATTTTGACCGTATCTTTCGTGCTGAGCAAAGGCTGGGCAATGTGCTGAAGGTGTTCACCGCGCTGGCTATTCTGGTGGCCAGCATGGGGCTGCTGGGCTTGGTGGCTTTCGTAACTGCCCGCCGGACCAAAGAGATAGGCATCCGAAAAGTGCTCGGTGCCTCAGTGGTACAGATCAACCACCTGATCGCTAGTGATTTTCTAAAATTGGTACTTATTGCATTTGTGGTAGCCGCCCCCTTATCCTATTGGATGGTGGAGCGCTGGCTCAACAATTTTGCCTATCGTACTGAAATCAGCATTGGAATTTTCGTCCTGGCCGGACTCGCTGCACTGCTCATCGCCTGGCTTACGATCAGTTTTCAATCTATCAAGGCAGCCTTAGCTAATCCGGTAGACTCGCTGAGGGACGAGTAA